A window of the Oncorhynchus masou masou isolate Uvic2021 chromosome 13, UVic_Omas_1.1, whole genome shotgun sequence genome harbors these coding sequences:
- the sox4a gene encoding transcription factor SOX-4a: MVQHMSHTESADSFSPGGDGTDTGDMDLDMDASPTPGSPLSSTGGDRGNVTWCKTPTGHIKRPMNAFMVWSQIERRKIMEQSPDMHNAEISKRLGKRWKLLKDTDKIPFIQEAERLRLKHMADYPDYKYRPRKKVKTPSSKTERGERGEKGADRSRVSKSSSKRGSGSRGNSRVPKPGQGSVKLPTQGQECASPADHHTLYKSRSVTGARQIPDKPARRGYMFSGGGSLDSGPPSVGVPGSPALSSSSESCDPMSLYEDQATGANEALSSNPSTSTPSSAVRLRYTRASSPTPSASHSSSSSLSSSSDEELEDERFELQPSPGFESMSLGSMGPCESELDRDLDWSFGECGAGSHFDFPDYCTPEVSEMISGDWLESTISNLVFTY; the protein is encoded by the coding sequence aTGGTACAGCACATGAGCCACACAGAGAGCGCAGATTCATTCTCTCCTGGTGGGGACGGCACCGATACCGGAGATATGGACTTAGACATGGACGCGTCTCCGACTCCCGGGTCTCCGCTATCCTCCACGGGAGGGGACCGAGGCAACGTCACCTGGTGTAAAACCCCCACGGGACACATCAAGAGACCGATGAATGCATTTATGGTGTGGTCTCAGATCGAGAGGAGAAAGATCATGGAGCAGAGCCCGGACATGCACAACGCTGAGATTTCCAAGCGGCTGGGCAAGCGCTGGAAACTGCTCAAAGACACAGATAAGATCCCGTTCATCCAGGAAGCAGAGCGGCTGAGACTCAAGCACATGGCCGACTATCCTGACTACAAGTATCGGCCACGGAAGAAGGTTAAGACGCCCAGCTCCAAGACAGAgcggggggagaggggagagaagggcgcGGATAGGAGCAGGGTTTCTAAGTCCTCATCGAAAAGAGGCTCTGGGTCTAGGGGGAACAGCAGAGTGCCCAAGCCGGGCCAGGGGAGCGTCAAGCTGCCTACCCAGGGGCAAGAGTGTGCGTCTCCCGCGGATCACCACACGCTCTACAAATCCAGGTCAGTGACTGGTGCCCGGCAGATACCAGACAAGCCAGCCAGGCGCGGCTACATGTTTAGTGGGGGAGGGAGCTTGGACAGCGGGCCACCCTCTGTGGGAGTCCCTGGGAGTCCCGCCCTGAGCAGCTCGTCTGAGTCCTGTGACCCGATGAGCCTGTATGAAGACCAGGCGACGGGGGCGAACGAAGCACTTTCCTCCAACCCTTCAACATCCACACCATCATCGGCAGTCCGCCTCAGGTACACACGTGCGTCCTCTCCAACCCCGTCcgcctctcactcctcttcctcctccctctcttcttcctcggATGAAGAGCTGGAGGATGAGCGGTTCGAGCTACAGCCGAGCCCCGGGTTTGAGAGCATGTCTCTGGGCAGCATGGGGCCATGTGAGTCGGAGCTCGACAGGGACCTGGACTGGAGCTTCGGCGAGTGTGGAGCGGGATCTCACTTTGACTTCCCCGACTACTGCACCCCCGAGGTCAGCGAGATGATCTCGGGAGACTGGCTGGAGTCCACCATCTCCAACCTCGTATTCACTTACTGA